Proteins encoded within one genomic window of Oncorhynchus mykiss isolate Arlee chromosome 27, USDA_OmykA_1.1, whole genome shotgun sequence:
- the LOC110507075 gene encoding homeobox protein meis3 produces the protein MDKRYEDLVHYSGSEGMPVGGYGEVMRSLPPPHYGHTVPDSLKHHRDQIYGHPLFPLLALVFEKCELATCSPRDVTALSVPPHLQGLTNHSDVCSSDSFNDDIAAFAKQIRSEKPIFSTNPELDNLMIQAIQVLRFHLLELEKVHDLCDNFCNRYITCLKGKMPTDLILDDREGGSKSDVEDFTGSCTSLSEQNQSWLRDPDDCASTPLGTPGMSCGLPSHSTDNCSDTGDGLDGGVASPSTGEEDETDRDRRNNKKRGIFPKLATNIMRAWLFQHLSHPYPSEEQKKQLAQDTGLTILQVNNWFINARRRIVQPMIDQSNRSGQSGPYSPEGAALGGYGLDGQAHLALRAAGLQGMPSLPAEYPGALLSQSGYPHAGPTLHPYPGPHPAMLLHPSPHPHPADPLIGQGLDIHAH, from the exons ATGGATAAGAGG TATGAAGACCTGGTGCACTACTCAGGGTCAGAGGGCATGCCCGTGGGGGGGTATGGAGAGGTCATGAGGTCACTGCCCCCCCCTCACTATGGCCACACTGTGCCAGATTCCCTCAAACACCACAGGGACCAGATCTATGG ACATCCCCTGTTTCCACTTCTGGCCCTGGTGTTTGAGAAGTGCGAGCTGGCCACCTGCTCCCCGCGGGATGTCACAGCCCTCTCAGTGCCACCCCACCTCCAAGGCCTGACCAATCACAGTGATGTATGCTCCTCAGACTCCTTCAACGATGACATCGCAGCCTTCGCCAAACAG ATTCGCTCAGAGAAGCCCATTTTTTCAACAAATCCTGAACTGGACAACCTG ATGATCCAGGCCATTCAGGTACTACGTTTCcacctgttggagctagaaaag GTTCATGACCTGTGTGATAACTTCTGCAATCGCTACATTACCTGCCTGAAGGGCAAGATGCCCACAGACCTGATTTTGGATGACAGGGAGGGCGGGTCCAAGTCTGACGTGGAGGATTTCACTGGCTCCTGCACCAGTCTGTCAGAGCAG AATCAGTCGTGGTTGCGGGACCCAGATGACTGTGCGTCCACTCCACTAGGGACCCCTGGCATGTCATGTGGCCTGCCTTcacacagcacagacaactgCAGCGATACGG GGGATGGTTTGGATGGGGGCGTGGCCTCCCCCAGTACGGGAGAGGAGGACGAGACGGACCGAGACAGAAGGAACAACAAGAAGAGGGGAATTTTCCCCAAACTGGCAACCAACATCATGAGGGCATGGCTCTTCCAGCATTTATCg CACCCATACCCCTCGGAGGAGCAGAAGAAGCAGCTGGCACAGGACACAGGACTGACCATCCTGCAGGTCAACAACTG GTTTATCAATGCAAGACGGAGAATAGTACAGCCCATGATTGACCAGTCAAATCGCTCAG GTCAAAGTGGTCCTTACAGCCCAGAGGGAGCAGCACTGGGGGGCTACGGACTGGACGGCCAAGCCCACCTGGCTCTCAGGGCAGCag GTCTTCAGGGGATGCCGTCTCTTCCAGCAGAGTACCCCGGGGCCCTGCTGTCCCAGTCTGGCTACCCCCACGCCGGCCCAACCCTGCACCCCTACCCCGGCCCCCACCCCGCCATGCTGCTGCACCCGTCGCCCCACCCCCACCCCGCCGATCCCCTTATAGGCCAGGGCCTGGACATACACGCCCACTAA